In Pseudonocardia sp. C8, one genomic interval encodes:
- a CDS encoding VOC family protein — translation MGGRVVHFEIPFDDGDRARAFYRDAFGWNVQEMPEFSYTMAATGPATEQGMPSEPGFINGGMFARSEEWPAAGPVIVVDVESIDDTMARLTELGATSVVDKQPVGEMGFAAYFRDPEGNVIGLWESAAA, via the coding sequence ATGGGTGGTCGGGTCGTGCACTTCGAGATCCCGTTCGACGACGGGGACCGCGCCCGCGCGTTCTACCGGGACGCGTTCGGGTGGAACGTCCAGGAGATGCCGGAGTTCAGCTACACCATGGCGGCCACCGGACCGGCCACCGAGCAGGGGATGCCGAGCGAGCCGGGCTTCATCAACGGCGGGATGTTCGCCCGGAGCGAGGAGTGGCCCGCGGCCGGACCCGTGATCGTCGTCGACGTCGAGAGCATCGACGACACGATGGCCCGGCTCACCGAGCTCGGGGCGACGTCGGTCGTGGACAAGCAGCCCGTCGGGGAGATGGGATTCGCGGCGTACTTCCGGGACCCCGAGGGCAACGTCATCGGGCTCTGGGAGAGCGCCGCGGCGTGA